One Paraburkholderia agricolaris genomic region harbors:
- a CDS encoding NuoB/complex I 20 kDa subunit family protein: MSIEGVLKEGFVTTTADKLINWTRTGSLWPMTFGLACCAVEMMHAGAARYDLDRFGVVFRPSPRQSDVMIVAGTLCNKMAPALRKVYDQMAEPRWVISMGSCANGGGYYHYSYSVVRGCDRIVPVDVYVPGCPPTAEALVYGVIQLQAKIRRTNTIARQ; encoded by the coding sequence ATGAGTATCGAAGGGGTCTTGAAGGAAGGGTTTGTCACCACTACGGCAGACAAACTGATCAACTGGACGCGCACCGGCTCGTTGTGGCCGATGACGTTCGGTCTCGCGTGCTGCGCGGTCGAGATGATGCATGCGGGCGCTGCCCGTTATGACCTTGACCGTTTCGGCGTGGTGTTTCGTCCGAGTCCGCGTCAGTCGGACGTGATGATCGTCGCCGGCACGCTGTGCAACAAGATGGCGCCGGCTTTGCGCAAGGTCTACGACCAGATGGCCGAGCCGCGCTGGGTGATTTCGATGGGCTCGTGCGCGAACGGCGGCGGCTACTACCATTATTCCTATTCGGTGGTGCGCGGCTGTGACCGGATCGTGCCGGTCGACGTCTATGTGCCGGGTTGCCCGCCTACGGCGGAAGCGCTGGTGTATGGCGTGATCCAGCTGCAGGCCAAGATCCGTCGCACCAACACCATCGCCCGTCAATAA
- the secG gene encoding preprotein translocase subunit SecG has protein sequence MLYLKTLIIVVQLLSALGVIGLVLLQHGKGADMGAAFGSGASGSLFGATGSANFLSRTTAVLAAVFFVTTLTLTYLGAYRAKPSAGLLGTAVTAPVAASAASAPAGGSAVLPASAASVPATDVPK, from the coding sequence ATGCTGTATTTGAAAACATTGATTATCGTCGTTCAGCTGTTGTCGGCACTTGGGGTCATTGGCCTTGTCTTGCTGCAACACGGCAAAGGCGCCGATATGGGCGCTGCTTTCGGTAGCGGCGCATCGGGCAGTCTGTTCGGCGCGACCGGTTCGGCAAACTTTTTGTCGCGTACTACGGCCGTGCTCGCAGCCGTGTTTTTTGTAACGACATTGACGCTTACCTACCTCGGCGCGTATCGCGCGAAACCGTCGGCAGGCTTGCTGGGTACGGCTGTGACCGCACCGGTTGCGGCGTCTGCAGCGTCTGCACCGGCGGGTGGTTCGGCCGTATTGCCGGCGTCGGCTGCGTCCGTCCCGGCGACCGATGTGCCGAAATAA
- a CDS encoding NADH-quinone oxidoreductase subunit A: protein MNLAAYFPVLLFLIVGTGLGVALVSIGKILGPNKPDTEKNAPYECGFEAFEDARMKFDVRYYLVAILFIIFDLETAFLFPWGVALRDIGWTGFMAMMIFLLEFLLGFAYIWKKGGLDWE, encoded by the coding sequence TTGAACCTCGCAGCCTATTTCCCCGTCTTGTTGTTCCTCATTGTGGGCACCGGTTTAGGCGTAGCACTGGTCAGCATCGGCAAGATCCTCGGTCCCAACAAGCCCGATACCGAGAAAAACGCACCATACGAGTGCGGCTTCGAAGCATTCGAAGATGCGCGCATGAAGTTCGATGTGCGTTACTACCTCGTCGCCATTCTCTTCATCATTTTCGACCTTGAAACCGCGTTCCTGTTTCCGTGGGGTGTGGCCCTGCGCGACATCGGCTGGACTGGCTTCATGGCGATGATGATTTTCCTGCTCGAATTCCTGCTGGGCTTTGCCTATATCTGGAAGAAGGGCGGCCTCGACTGGGAATGA
- the nuoE gene encoding NADH-quinone oxidoreductase subunit NuoE: MISAEGLKEIDRAIAKYPADQKQSAVMSALATAQEEHGWLSPELMQFVADYLGMPAVAVQEVATFYTMYETSPVGKYKITLCTNLPCQLGPDGGSDSAAEYLKQKLGIDFGETTPDGKFTLKEGECMGSCGDAPVMLVNNHRMCSFMSRAKIDQLLEELSK, encoded by the coding sequence ATGATCTCAGCTGAAGGCCTGAAAGAAATCGATCGTGCGATCGCGAAGTATCCCGCCGATCAGAAACAGTCCGCCGTGATGTCGGCGCTGGCTACTGCTCAGGAAGAGCATGGCTGGCTGTCGCCCGAACTCATGCAGTTCGTCGCGGACTATCTCGGCATGCCGGCGGTCGCCGTGCAGGAGGTGGCTACCTTCTACACGATGTACGAGACCTCGCCGGTCGGCAAGTACAAGATCACGCTCTGCACGAACCTGCCGTGCCAGCTCGGCCCGGATGGCGGCTCAGACAGTGCCGCGGAATATCTGAAGCAGAAGCTCGGCATCGACTTCGGCGAAACCACGCCCGACGGCAAATTCACCCTGAAAGAAGGTGAGTGCATGGGTTCGTGCGGCGACGCGCCGGTGATGCTGGTGAACAACCATCGCATGTGCAGCTTCATGAGCCGCGCGAAGATCGACCAGCTGCTCGAGGAACTTTCGAAATGA
- a CDS encoding NAD(P)H-quinone oxidoreductase: MKAIEITEFGAPEVLKLAERPTPQPKAGEVLIKVAASGINRPDVFQRKGGYAPPPGASDLPGLEVAGEIVGGTIDEKSNPFGLKVGDRVCALLAGGGYAEYATAPLLQCLPVPAGLSDVEAASLPETFFTVWSNVFDRAQLGKGEGAPNETLLVQGGSSGIGVTAIQIAHALGFRVFATAGSDEKCRACEALGAERAINYKTEDFVEVIKSLTNDRGVDVILDMVAGSYVPRELTALADGGRIVLIALLGGAKAELNLNEVLRRRLTVTGSTLRPRPIEFKAKIAAQLKERVWPHLEDGRIKPVVHRVFPAARAAEAHALMESSTHVGKIVLTWGQDA, from the coding sequence ATGAAAGCGATCGAAATCACCGAATTTGGTGCGCCGGAAGTGCTCAAGCTGGCGGAGCGGCCCACGCCGCAGCCGAAAGCGGGCGAGGTGCTGATCAAGGTGGCGGCATCGGGCATCAATCGCCCGGACGTGTTCCAGCGCAAAGGCGGCTATGCACCGCCGCCGGGCGCTTCGGACCTGCCGGGGCTGGAAGTGGCGGGCGAGATCGTCGGCGGTACCATCGACGAGAAGAGCAATCCGTTCGGTCTGAAAGTGGGTGACCGCGTGTGCGCCTTGCTTGCAGGCGGCGGCTACGCGGAATACGCGACCGCGCCGCTGTTGCAGTGCTTGCCGGTGCCCGCGGGCTTGTCGGATGTCGAAGCGGCTTCGCTGCCGGAAACATTCTTCACGGTGTGGAGCAATGTGTTCGACCGTGCGCAACTCGGCAAGGGCGAGGGCGCGCCGAACGAGACGCTGCTGGTGCAAGGCGGCTCGAGCGGCATTGGTGTGACGGCGATCCAGATCGCGCACGCACTGGGTTTTCGCGTGTTCGCCACGGCCGGATCGGATGAAAAATGTCGCGCGTGCGAGGCGCTCGGCGCTGAGCGGGCGATCAACTACAAGACTGAGGATTTCGTCGAGGTCATCAAGTCGCTGACGAACGATCGCGGCGTCGATGTGATCCTCGATATGGTGGCGGGCAGCTACGTGCCCCGCGAGCTGACCGCGCTGGCCGACGGCGGCCGCATCGTGCTGATCGCTTTGCTGGGCGGTGCGAAAGCGGAGCTGAATCTGAACGAAGTGCTGCGCCGCCGTTTGACGGTGACGGGGTCGACGTTGCGTCCGCGGCCGATCGAATTCAAGGCGAAGATCGCCGCGCAGTTGAAAGAGCGCGTGTGGCCGCATCTCGAAGATGGCCGCATCAAGCCGGTGGTGCACCGTGTATTTCCGGCCGCGCGAGCCGCTGAAGCGCATGCGCTGATGGAAAGCAGCACGCACGTCGGCAAGATCGTGCTGACTTGGGGTCAGGACGCTTGA
- the nuoG gene encoding NADH-quinone oxidoreductase subunit NuoG — MVELEIDGKKVEVPEGSMVIQAAHKVDTYIPHFCYHKKLSIAANCRMCLVDVEKMPKAVPACATPVSAGMIVRTKSEKAVKGQQAVMEFLLINHPLDCPICDQGGECQLQDLAVGYGKSSSRYSEEKRVVFHKNVGPLISMEEMSRCIHCTRCVRFGQEVAGVMELGMLGRGEHSEITSFVGKTVDSELSGNMIDLCPVGALTSKPFRYSARTWELSRRKSVSPHDSVGANLVVQVKNNRVMRVLPFENESINECWISDKDRFSYEALNSPERLTQPMLKQGGKWVETDWQTALEYVVKGLKGIKGDHGASALAALGSAHSTVEELFLLKQLAQAVGTPNVDFRLRQSDFSAPVNGAPWLGTAIADLSNLDSALVIGSDLRRDHPLFAARLRQAAKSGTKLTLVQATNDDALIPQAQRVVAAPSAWLDALAGIAGAVSEANGVALPEAFAGTQATDAGKQVAKSLATGEHRVVLLGNAAVRHPDFAAIHAAAQWIADATGATLGFLTEAANTVGAHLVNALPGEGGLNAREVFEQPRKGYVLLNVEPEFDTANPVQALAALKQAEMVVVMSPFQIGAEYADVLLPIAPFTETAGTFVNAEGTVQTFNGVVRPLGDTRPAWKVLRVLGSLLGVPGFEFDTSEEVRTAALGDGEIKSRLSNKTDVTVARGKAAKAAEGKFERIANVPIYHADAIVRRAESLHLTAAARAANSVGLPAALFDKLGLKEGDAVRVRQGEQSVQLPAVRDANLAETVVRVSAATPAGAALGSLFGELVVEKA, encoded by the coding sequence ATGGTTGAACTTGAAATAGACGGCAAGAAAGTAGAGGTGCCTGAAGGCAGCATGGTGATCCAGGCTGCGCATAAGGTCGACACGTACATTCCTCACTTCTGCTATCACAAGAAGCTGTCGATTGCGGCCAACTGCCGGATGTGTCTGGTCGATGTCGAAAAGATGCCGAAGGCCGTGCCCGCATGCGCCACGCCGGTGTCCGCCGGCATGATCGTGCGCACCAAGTCCGAGAAGGCGGTGAAGGGCCAGCAAGCCGTGATGGAATTCCTGCTGATCAACCACCCGCTGGATTGCCCGATCTGCGATCAGGGCGGCGAGTGTCAGTTGCAGGATCTGGCCGTGGGCTACGGCAAGTCGTCGTCGCGTTACAGCGAAGAAAAGCGCGTGGTGTTCCACAAGAACGTCGGTCCGCTGATCTCGATGGAAGAAATGTCTCGTTGCATTCACTGCACGCGTTGCGTCCGCTTCGGCCAGGAAGTCGCCGGCGTGATGGAACTCGGCATGCTGGGCCGCGGCGAGCATTCGGAAATCACGTCGTTCGTCGGCAAGACGGTCGACTCCGAACTGTCGGGCAATATGATCGATCTGTGCCCGGTTGGCGCGCTGACCAGCAAGCCGTTCCGCTACAGCGCCCGCACGTGGGAACTGTCGCGCCGCAAGTCGGTGAGCCCGCACGATTCCGTCGGTGCCAACCTCGTGGTGCAAGTCAAGAACAACCGCGTGATGCGTGTTCTGCCGTTCGAAAACGAATCCATCAACGAATGCTGGATTTCGGACAAAGACCGCTTCTCGTACGAAGCCCTGAACAGCCCGGAACGTCTCACGCAGCCTATGCTCAAGCAAGGCGGCAAGTGGGTCGAGACCGATTGGCAAACCGCGCTTGAATACGTCGTCAAGGGTCTGAAGGGCATCAAGGGCGATCACGGCGCGAGCGCGCTGGCCGCGCTCGGCAGCGCCCACAGCACGGTCGAAGAACTGTTCCTGTTGAAGCAGCTGGCGCAAGCGGTCGGCACGCCTAACGTCGACTTCCGTCTGCGTCAGTCGGATTTCTCCGCACCCGTCAACGGTGCACCGTGGCTCGGCACGGCGATCGCTGATCTGTCGAACCTGGATTCAGCGCTCGTGATCGGCTCGGACCTGCGCCGCGATCATCCGCTGTTCGCCGCGCGTCTGCGTCAGGCTGCCAAGAGCGGGACCAAGCTCACGCTCGTGCAAGCCACCAATGACGACGCGCTGATTCCGCAGGCGCAACGCGTGGTTGCCGCACCGTCGGCATGGCTCGATGCACTGGCTGGCATCGCCGGCGCGGTATCGGAAGCAAATGGCGTGGCACTGCCGGAAGCCTTCGCTGGCACACAAGCCACGGACGCCGGCAAGCAGGTCGCGAAGTCGCTCGCTACCGGCGAACATCGCGTGGTACTGCTCGGCAACGCCGCGGTTCGTCATCCGGACTTCGCCGCGATTCACGCCGCAGCGCAATGGATCGCAGACGCGACCGGCGCTACGCTGGGTTTCCTCACGGAAGCCGCTAACACGGTCGGCGCGCACCTCGTGAATGCATTGCCGGGTGAGGGTGGTTTGAACGCTCGCGAAGTGTTCGAGCAACCGCGCAAGGGTTATGTGCTGCTGAACGTCGAACCCGAGTTCGACACGGCCAATCCGGTGCAGGCTTTGGCCGCGCTGAAGCAGGCTGAAATGGTCGTCGTGATGTCGCCGTTCCAGATTGGCGCCGAGTACGCTGACGTGCTGCTGCCGATCGCGCCGTTCACGGAAACGGCCGGTACGTTCGTCAACGCCGAAGGTACCGTGCAGACTTTCAACGGCGTCGTGCGTCCGCTTGGCGATACGCGTCCGGCGTGGAAAGTTTTGCGTGTGTTGGGCAGCCTGCTGGGTGTGCCGGGCTTCGAATTCGATACCTCGGAAGAAGTGCGCACGGCAGCCCTCGGTGACGGCGAGATCAAGTCGCGTCTGTCGAACAAGACGGACGTCACGGTTGCGCGCGGCAAGGCAGCGAAGGCAGCGGAAGGCAAGTTCGAGCGTATCGCCAACGTGCCGATTTACCACGCCGACGCGATTGTGCGTCGCGCCGAGTCGCTGCATCTGACGGCAGCGGCGCGCGCGGCGAACTCGGTCGGCCTGCCGGCTGCGCTGTTCGACAAACTGGGTTTGAAGGAAGGCGACGCAGTGCGCGTGCGCCAGGGCGAGCAATCGGTGCAGTTGCCGGCCGTGCGCGATGCAAATCTTGCGGAGACGGTCGTCCGCGTATCGGCGGCTACGCCTGCCGGTGCAGCGCTGGGCAGCCTGTTCGGTGAACTGGTGGTGGAGAAGGCGTAA
- the nuoF gene encoding NADH-quinone oxidoreductase subunit NuoF: MTSLHDRHIKPLILAGLNGDNWHLEDYVARGGYAQLRRILEEKIPPEQVIADVKASGLRGRGGAGFPTGLKWSFMPRQFPGQKYLVCNSDEGEPGTFKDRDILRFNPHSLIEGMAIGAYAMGITVGYNYIHGEIWEVYKRFEQALDEARRAGFLGDNIMGSGFSFELHAHHGYGAYICGEETALLESLEGKKGQPRFKPPFPASFGVYGKPTTINNTETFAAVPFLLAIGPQNYLEIGKPNNGGTKIFSVAGDVERPGNYEVPLGTPFATLMELAGGMRGGKKIKAVIPGGSSAPVIPGDIMMQTDMDYDSIAKAGSMLGSGAVIVMDETRCMVRSLLRLSYFYYEESCGQCTPCREGTGWLYRVVHRIEHGQGRPEDLDLLNSVAENIMGRTICALGDAAAMPVRGMLKHYWDEFEYHVAHKHCLVGGHAGAAAASETVAA; this comes from the coding sequence ATGACGTCTTTACACGATCGTCACATCAAACCGCTGATTCTCGCCGGCCTGAACGGTGACAACTGGCATCTCGAAGACTATGTGGCGCGCGGCGGTTACGCCCAGCTGCGCCGCATTCTGGAAGAAAAAATTCCGCCCGAGCAGGTAATTGCCGACGTCAAGGCGTCGGGTTTGCGCGGCCGTGGCGGTGCGGGTTTCCCGACCGGCCTGAAGTGGAGCTTCATGCCGCGTCAGTTCCCGGGTCAGAAATATCTCGTCTGCAATTCGGACGAAGGCGAGCCGGGCACGTTCAAGGATCGCGATATCCTTCGCTTCAATCCGCATTCGCTGATCGAAGGCATGGCCATCGGCGCGTACGCGATGGGCATTACGGTCGGCTACAACTACATCCACGGCGAAATCTGGGAAGTCTACAAGCGCTTCGAACAGGCTCTGGATGAAGCCCGCCGTGCCGGATTCCTCGGCGACAACATCATGGGTTCGGGCTTCTCGTTCGAACTGCATGCGCACCATGGTTACGGCGCCTACATTTGCGGCGAAGAAACCGCGTTGCTCGAATCGCTCGAAGGCAAGAAAGGCCAGCCGCGCTTCAAGCCGCCGTTCCCGGCGAGCTTCGGCGTCTATGGCAAGCCCACCACGATCAACAACACCGAGACGTTTGCGGCGGTGCCGTTCCTGCTCGCGATTGGTCCGCAGAATTACCTCGAGATCGGCAAGCCGAACAACGGCGGTACGAAGATTTTCTCGGTCGCCGGCGACGTCGAGCGTCCGGGCAACTACGAAGTTCCGCTCGGCACGCCGTTCGCGACGCTGATGGAACTCGCCGGCGGCATGCGCGGCGGCAAGAAGATCAAGGCCGTGATTCCTGGCGGCTCGTCGGCACCGGTGATCCCGGGCGACATCATGATGCAGACCGACATGGACTACGACTCGATCGCCAAGGCTGGCTCGATGCTCGGTTCCGGTGCGGTCATCGTGATGGACGAGACGCGTTGCATGGTGCGTTCGCTGCTGCGTCTGTCGTATTTCTATTACGAAGAGTCGTGCGGTCAGTGCACGCCGTGCCGCGAAGGTACCGGCTGGCTGTATCGCGTCGTGCATCGTATCGAACATGGGCAAGGCCGTCCGGAAGATCTGGATCTGCTGAACTCGGTTGCTGAAAACATCATGGGCCGCACGATTTGCGCGCTCGGCGATGCAGCGGCCATGCCGGTTCGCGGCATGCTCAAGCACTACTGGGACGAATTCGAATACCACGTCGCCCATAAGCATTGCCTCGTCGGCGGTCACGCCGGTGCGGCAGCGGCGTCAGAAACAGTGGCTGCCTGA
- the tpiA gene encoding triose-phosphate isomerase: MSKQRAKLVVGNWKMHGRLAGNATLLQAVAQGAGELPADVRVGVCVPCPYLTQTQSLLEGSKVVWGVQDVSAFTHGAYTGEVAAQMVVDFGATLAIVGHSERRAYHRESSDLVAVKTQRALEAGLTPIVCVGETLEEREAGSTEQVVGAQLDAVLANLSADDAARIVVAYEPVWAIGTGKSATSGQAQAVHAFLRSRLAAKGAAVADVPVLYGGSVKPENAEELFREPDIDGGLIGGASLKDQDFLAICKAAAATSVAG; this comes from the coding sequence ATGTCGAAACAACGAGCCAAGCTGGTAGTCGGTAACTGGAAGATGCACGGGCGCCTCGCCGGGAACGCAACGCTGTTGCAGGCCGTGGCGCAAGGTGCGGGCGAATTGCCGGCCGATGTGCGCGTCGGTGTCTGTGTGCCGTGCCCTTATCTCACGCAGACCCAGTCGTTGCTGGAAGGCAGCAAGGTCGTGTGGGGCGTGCAGGATGTCTCCGCATTCACGCATGGGGCCTATACCGGCGAAGTGGCGGCGCAGATGGTGGTGGATTTTGGCGCCACGCTTGCGATTGTGGGTCACTCGGAGCGCCGTGCTTACCATCGTGAAAGCTCGGACCTGGTTGCGGTGAAGACGCAGCGCGCACTGGAGGCGGGTTTGACCCCGATCGTCTGTGTCGGCGAAACGCTCGAAGAGCGTGAAGCCGGTTCGACGGAACAGGTGGTCGGCGCGCAACTGGATGCGGTGTTGGCGAATTTGTCGGCGGACGATGCGGCGCGCATCGTCGTCGCGTATGAGCCGGTTTGGGCAATCGGTACTGGCAAGAGCGCTACGTCCGGGCAGGCGCAGGCAGTGCATGCTTTTTTGCGCTCTCGCCTGGCGGCCAAGGGCGCGGCGGTGGCAGACGTACCGGTGTTGTATGGCGGCAGTGTGAAGCCGGAGAACGCGGAAGAATTGTTCCGCGAGCCGGATATCGACGGTGGCCTGATTGGCGGCGCGTCGTTGAAAGACCAGGATTTCCTGGCGATCTGCAAGGCGGCGGCCGCGACGAGCGTCGCCGGTTAG
- a CDS encoding NADH-quinone oxidoreductase subunit D produces MAEIKNYTLNFGPQHPAAHGVLRLVLELDGEVIQRADPHIGLLHRATEKLAETKTFIQSVPYMDRLDYVSMMVNEHGYVMAIEKLLGIEVPVRAQYIRVMFDEVTRVLNHLMWIGAHALDVGAMAVFLYAFREREDLMDVYEAVSGARMHAAYYRPGGVYRDLPDAMPQYKASKIRNAKALSRMNENRQGSLLDFIDDFFTRFPKCVDEYETLLTDNRIWKQRLVGIGVVTPERALNLGMTGAMLRGSGIEWDLRKKQPYEVYDKLDFDIPVGVNGDCYDRYLVRVEEMRQSTRIVKQCIEWLRKNPGPVMVDNHKVAPPSRVGMKSNMEDLIHHFKLFTEGFHVPEGEAYAAVEHPKGEFGIYLISDGANKPYRLKIRAPGYAHLSTLDEMARGHMIADAVTIIGTQDIVFGEVDR; encoded by the coding sequence ATGGCAGAGATCAAGAACTACACGCTCAACTTCGGCCCTCAGCATCCGGCCGCGCACGGTGTGCTGCGCCTCGTGCTCGAACTCGACGGCGAAGTCATTCAGCGCGCCGATCCGCATATCGGCCTGTTGCATCGCGCGACAGAAAAGCTCGCGGAAACCAAAACCTTCATCCAGTCCGTGCCGTATATGGATCGTCTCGACTACGTGTCGATGATGGTCAACGAACACGGCTACGTGATGGCAATCGAAAAGCTGCTCGGCATTGAAGTGCCGGTGCGTGCGCAGTACATCCGCGTCATGTTCGACGAAGTCACGCGGGTGTTGAACCACCTGATGTGGATCGGCGCACACGCGCTGGACGTCGGCGCAATGGCGGTGTTTCTGTACGCGTTCCGCGAACGCGAAGACCTGATGGACGTGTACGAAGCGGTGTCCGGTGCACGGATGCACGCTGCTTACTACCGTCCGGGTGGCGTGTATCGCGATCTGCCTGACGCCATGCCGCAATATAAGGCTTCGAAGATTCGCAATGCCAAGGCATTGTCGAGGATGAACGAGAACCGCCAGGGTTCGCTGCTCGACTTCATCGACGATTTCTTTACGCGTTTCCCGAAGTGTGTCGACGAATACGAAACGCTGCTGACCGACAACCGGATCTGGAAGCAACGTCTGGTTGGGATTGGCGTGGTCACGCCAGAGCGCGCGCTGAACCTCGGTATGACCGGCGCGATGTTGCGCGGCTCGGGTATCGAGTGGGATCTGCGCAAGAAGCAGCCGTACGAAGTCTACGACAAGCTTGATTTCGACATTCCGGTCGGCGTGAATGGCGACTGCTATGACCGATATCTGGTTCGCGTCGAAGAAATGCGCCAATCCACGCGGATTGTGAAACAGTGCATTGAGTGGTTGCGTAAGAATCCCGGCCCGGTGATGGTCGACAATCACAAGGTTGCGCCGCCGTCGCGTGTCGGCATGAAGTCGAACATGGAAGATCTGATTCACCACTTCAAGCTCTTCACGGAAGGCTTCCATGTGCCGGAAGGCGAGGCATACGCCGCCGTCGAACATCCGAAGGGCGAGTTCGGTATCTACCTGATCTCGGACGGCGCGAACAAGCCGTATCGCCTGAAGATTCGCGCGCCGGGCTATGCACACCTGTCCACACTCGATGAAATGGCGCGCGGTCACATGATCGCCGACGCTGTGACGATCATCGGTACGCAGGACATCGTGTTCGGCGAAGTGGATCGCTAG
- a CDS encoding NADH-quinone oxidoreductase subunit C: protein MASKLETLKANLEAAFGGLLLSTTEAIGELTIVVKASDYINVATRLRDDRSLGFEQLMDLCGVDYQTYGDGAYDGPRFAAVLHLLSVQNNWRLRLRVFAPDDEVPIVASVVDIWSSANWYEREAFDLYGIVFEGHPDLRRILTDYGFIGHPFRKDFPVSGYVEMRYDPEEKRVVYQPVTIEPREITPRVIREDRYGGLKH, encoded by the coding sequence ATGGCAAGCAAACTCGAGACCCTGAAAGCGAACCTCGAGGCGGCCTTTGGCGGCCTCCTGTTGAGCACCACCGAGGCAATCGGTGAGTTGACGATCGTCGTGAAGGCGAGCGACTACATCAATGTGGCAACGCGTCTGCGCGACGACCGCTCGCTCGGTTTCGAGCAGCTGATGGATCTGTGCGGCGTCGACTATCAGACCTATGGCGATGGCGCCTACGACGGCCCGCGTTTCGCGGCCGTTCTGCATTTGTTGTCGGTGCAGAACAACTGGCGTCTGCGTCTGCGTGTGTTCGCGCCGGACGACGAAGTGCCGATCGTCGCGTCAGTCGTCGATATCTGGAGTTCGGCCAACTGGTACGAGCGCGAAGCATTCGACCTGTACGGCATCGTCTTCGAAGGCCACCCGGACTTGCGCCGCATCCTGACTGACTACGGTTTCATTGGTCACCCGTTCCGTAAAGATTTCCCCGTCTCCGGTTATGTCGAAATGCGTTACGACCCGGAAGAGAAGCGCGTCGTCTATCAGCCTGTGACGATCGAGCCGCGGGAAATCACGCCGCGCGTGATCCGCGAGGATCGCTATGGCGGTCTGAAACACTAA